One Alnus glutinosa chromosome 3, dhAlnGlut1.1, whole genome shotgun sequence genomic region harbors:
- the LOC133864399 gene encoding uncharacterized protein LOC133864399, whose translation MNSEPEDTKSQLTQNQETPTKKKKKKHRAPPTPTPPPPPTLLPVQGKAKVQVLHENPQKAPPFVGYFSSSYDPLRDNGGNNSEGSDGIGSPRVRVYRSQKWPKRVQMVVSPSRSNVDFVGTNYSGEATIGQRYKYALGVFDKESQSLKIVPVACDRVFRLEPKVRGLDVADEEPESSVKEETSAQQKADKMKELTILFGTKKSIKEAKKKHSLNQEDNPKSQEELSGRIKEVKIKKEALESTDANIARNVPPYDASATSPQEAYPLDKIILMGEWAFLEDIFELLQVGAEVSPKTYPTFVCNRIHKLQEIQDEAEKRSLSCIFSYITHLIKYKDQNSMDGVSSAKGHRIPSILSQKFSTVFSPESKRLSAEKNDLLISYVLVLTLYADEFRTDPTDIAKDLRMSSIKLRVHYEHLGCKLSRQDSLLSFTLPLPLQFPTVRQKRRR comes from the exons ATGAACTCAGAACCAGAAGACACCAAATCGCAACTAACCCAGAACCAGGAGACcccaacaaagaagaagaagaagaagcatcgAGCTCCACCGACACCAACACCGCCACCGCCACCGACGTTGCTACCGGTCCAAGGCAAAGCCAAAGTGCAAGTACTTCACGAGAACCCACAAAAAGCGCCGCCTTTTGTTGGCTACTTCTCCTCCAGTTATGACCCCCTTAGAGATAACGGTGGGAACAATTCCGAGGGAAGTGATGGTATTGGgtcacctagggttagggtttatcgaagCCAGAAGTGGCCCAAGAGGGTCCAGATGGTGGTGAGCCCATCTCGGTCTAATGTGGATTTCGTTGGGACCAACTACTCTGGCGAGGCCACGATTGGCCAGCGGTATAAGTACGCGCTTGGGGTGTTTGACAAGGAGAGCCAGAGCTTGAAGATTGTGCCTGTTGCTTGTGACAGG GTATTTAGACTAGAACCCAAAGTTAGGGGGTTAGATGTTGCTGATGAGGAACCTGAAAGCTCAGTGAAGGAAGAAACTTCTGCACAACAGAAGGCTGACAAGATGAAAGAGCTTACTATTCTTTTTGGAACAAAGAAGTCAATAAAGGAG GCAAAAAAGAAGCACTCTTTGAACCAAGAAGATAATCCCAAATCTCAAGAGGAGCTGAGTGGGAGAATCAAAGAAGTAAAGATAAAAAAGGAGGCTCTTGAAAGTACTGATGCTAATATCGCCCGCAATGTTCCACCATATGATGCTTCTGCGACTTCTCCCCAGGAGGCTTACCCACTGGACAAGATCATCCTTATGGGAGAGTGGGCTTTTCTTGAAGATATTTTTGAGCTTTTGCAAGTGGGAGCAGAAGTATCCCCCAAGACTTACCCAACCTTTGTCTGCAACAGAATCCATAAATTGCAGGAGATCCAG GATGAGGCAGAGAAGAGATCGCTTTCTTGCATATTCTCATACATTACTCATCTTATAAAGTACAAAGATCAGAATTCCATGGATGGTGTTTCCTCTGCAAAGGGCCACAGAATTCCAAGCATTCTATCCCAGAAGTTCTCAACAGTGTTCTCTCCAGAGTCAAAAAGGCTGTCAGCTGAGAAAAATGATCTTCTCATTAGTTATGTCTTGGTACTCACTCTGTATGCTGATGAATTCCGAACTGACCCGACTGATATAGCAAAGGATCTGAGAATGAGTTCAATAAAATTGAGAGTGCATTATGAGCATTTGGGTTGCAAGCTCTCCCGCCAGGACAGCTTGCTGTCATTTACCCTTCCTTTACCCCTCCAATTTCCAACAGTAAGGCAGAAGAGGCGACgatag